Proteins encoded together in one Carya illinoinensis cultivar Pawnee chromosome 3, C.illinoinensisPawnee_v1, whole genome shotgun sequence window:
- the LOC122303757 gene encoding protein ARABIDILLO 1 — MNPPTPSKPSPPSSSSYSSPQTLLALINNILSIVLLSSLTIKSFTGRWQVIHSKLTSLGSSLSSLSSSPHWSENPLLQSLLPSLLSTLQRLSSLSDCCSISSFSGGKLLMQSDLDMASNSLSHSLHDLDLLLRSGVLHQSNAIVLSHPGPCSSKDELSFFIRDLFTRLQIGGIECKTKALESLLQLLSDDEKSASLVAKEGNVGYLIHLLDFNNYGQNSIREHATAALSVLASANDESRKCVFEEGGLGPLLRILETGSMVLKERASAAVEAITADPENAWAVSAYGGVAVLIEACRSGSLVTQTHAVGAIRNVANVEDIKNSLAEEGAVPVLIQVLGSGATSSAQEKAASCLAILASSGEYFRALIVQQRGLQRLMHSMQEVSNSDTLEPVLRAISSLSKLDPSARLLSSSTTFIIQLGEFVKHGNVVLQQISASLLASLSISDGNKRAIGGCMGSLVKLMESPKPVGLQESAAEALVSLLTVRSNRKELVRDEKSVMRLVQMLDPKNEAVYSKKFPVMVVAATVGGGSSHGCRKRLLAAGAHHHLQRLAEMKVAGAHKALQRLSGNRIINTILGRTWRE; from the coding sequence ATGAATCCCCCCACCCCCTCTAAGCCATCGCCACCCTCCTCCTCATCTTATTCTTCCCCACAAACCCTCCTCGCCCTTATCAACAACATCCTCTCCATCGTCCTTCTCTCCTCCCTCACTATCAAATCCTTCACCGGTCGCTGGCAGGTTATCCACTCCAAGCTCACCTCCCTTGgttcctctctctcctccctctcctcctCCCCTCACTGGTCAGAAAACCCACTTCTCCAGTCTCTCCTCCCCTCCCTTCTCTCTACTCTTCAGCGCCTCAGCTCCCTCTCCGACTGTTGCTCCATCTCCTCCTTCTCCGGCGGCAAGCTCCTCATGCAGAGTGACCTCGACATGGCGTCCAATTCTCTCTCCCACTCCCTCCACGACCTCGACTTGCTCCTCAGATCCGGTGTCCTCCACCAATCCAACGCCATCGTTCTCTCTCACCCGGGCCCCTGTTCTTCCAAAGATGAATTGTCCTTCTTTATCAGAGATCTTTTTACCAGGTTACAAATCGGAGGAATCGAGTGTAAGACGAAGGCTTTGGAATCCTTGCTTCAACTTCTCTCCGACGATGAGAAATCCGCCAGTTTGGTTGCCAAAGAGGGAAACGTTGGGTATCTGATTCACCTGCTGGATTTCAACAACTATGGCCAGAACTCGATCCGAGAACATGCTACGGCGGCCTTATCGGTGCTCGCCTCTGCAAACGACGAGTCAAGGAAGTGCGTGTTCGAAGAAGGTGGTCTGGGGCCTCTGTTGCGGATTCTGGAGACTGGGTCAATGGTCCTAAAAGAGAGAGCTTCGGCTGCGGTAGAGGCCATCACCGCAGATCCCGAGAATGCGTGGGCCGTATCGGCGTACGGTGGCGTTGCGGTCCTCATCGAAGCCTGTCGATCTGGGTCTCTAGTGACTCAGACGCACGCTGTGGGTGCGATTAGAAACGTGGCTAATGTGGAAGACATCAAGAACTCTCTAGCAGAGGAAGGAGCGGTACCGGTACTAATTCAAGTATTAGGCTCGGGCGCCACAAGCTCCGCGCAAGAAAAGGCTGCGAGTTGCCTAGCCATATTGGCCTCTTCCGGCGAATATTTTCGCGCATTGATAGTACAACAACGCGGACTGCAGAGATTAATGCATTCGATGCAAGAGGTCTCAAACTCGGACACCCTGGAACCCGTTCTGCGGGCTATAAGCTCTCTTTCCAAATTAGATCCCTCGGCTCGGCTTCTGTCTTCATCGACCACATTCATTATACAGTTAGGCGAATTTGTCAAGCACGGTAACGTTGTCCTGCAGCAAATCTCGGCGTCTTTACTGGCCAGTTTATCAATCAGCGACGGTAACAAGCGAGCCATTGGTGGTTGCATGGGTTCCTTGGTGAAGCTAATGGAGTCGCCTAAGCCGGTGGGGTTACAAGAGTCTGCGGCTGAGGCGCTGGTGTCCCTGTTGACAGTGCGATCGAACAGGAAAGAGTTGGTGAGGGACGAGAAGAGCGTGATGAGGCTGGTGCAGATGCTGGACCCCAAGAACGAGGCGGTGTATAGCAAGAAGTTTCCGGTGATGGTGGTGGCGGCGACGGTGGGAGGAGGAAGCAGCCACGGGTGTAGAAAGAGGCTGTTGGCCGCTGGTGCTCACCACCACTTGCAGAGGCTGGCGGAGATGAAGGTCGCCGGTGCCCACAAGGCCTTGCAGAGACTTTCCGGCAATAGGATCATCAACACCATCCTCGGCAGGACTTGGAGGGAATAA
- the LOC122305657 gene encoding clathrin coat assembly protein AP180-like has translation MASTMPRKIRKALGAVKDQTSISLAKVSNTNTVDLEVLILKATTHVEIPIDERYVNDILELISSNKFFASACAQAISKRIGRTRNWIVALKSLMLVLRTFQDGDPHFPGEVLRAMRRGAKIFNLSGFRDDSNSSPWDYTAFVRTFALYLDERLDCFLTGKLQHRFTYNKQRESIPHRRQLISSSMHDMKPAILLDRISYWQRLLDRAIGTRPTGAAKSSRLVLIALYAIVQESFDLYRDISDGLSLLLDSFFHLQYQSSVNSFQVCVKATKQFEELSSFYDLCKNIGVGRTSEYPSVKKISDELVETLQDFLKDQASFPKHNGQSPILLLPGPPSNDPTSNTERLSGDQSIKTSGQRVSRRGRSVGSSRCTSLEDLMSVAEPDGTNPQITELIEQECYLEEQSEKQSTLLEDLIGNVSGSNFLLPLKQGTKSCFELICMDDDWPKHEEKKEEEEQVGHETSETSGLELAHPIINGWELVLFESDQTQHEMQPFTNLDNGCEPLVVKEDSLCLASLPQHQYNPFLEEATAIAIAAAHTSDEPAFFAANDSFSVAPTFYAAWPTFCMQIETLAAPSTFCAQNFDNTTTVAPTFRVQNTNEVEEAPNFYTKNPNETTAVVPNIENDPFEKCASAMAYTHVSNGSMNQQSDLLHQQQLWLENQNKIIAKLMT, from the coding sequence ATGGCCTCAACGATGCCTAGGAAGATAAGGAAAGCCCTTGGAGCAGTGAAAGACCAAACCAGCATTAGCCTGGCCAAGGTTTCCAACACCAACACGGTCGACCTCGAGGTCTTGATCCTCAAGGCCACCACACACGTTGAAATCCCCATCGACGAGCGCTACGTGAATGACATCCTCGAACTCATCTCCTCCAACAAATTCTTCGCGTCAGCTTGTGCCCAAGCCATTTCCAAACGCATTGGCAGGACTCGCAATTGGATCGTCGCGCTCAAGTCCCTCATGCTCGTCCTTCGAACTTTCCAAGACGGCGATCCACATTTTCCTGGGGAAGTTCTCCGGGCAATGAGACGCGGTGCAAAGATTTTTAACCTTTCCGGCTTCCGGGATGACTCTAATTCTAGTCCATGGGATTACACTGCCTTTGTTAGAACCTTTGCTCTCTACCTTGACGAGCGCTTAGATTGCTTTCTCACCGGGAAGCTTCAACATCGTTTTACGTATAATAAGCAGAGAGAAAGCATCCCCCATAGAAGACAGCTCATTTCCTCGTCCATGCATGACATGAAACCAGCCATACTGCTCGATAGAATCTCATACTGGCAGCGTCTGCTTGATAGAGCTATAGGCACTAGACCTACTGGTGCAGCCAAGAGCAGCCGGTTGGTCCTGATTGCACTTTACGCAATTGTCCAGGAGAGTTTTGATCTCTACCGTGACATTTCTGATGGGCTTTCGCTCCTTTTAGACAGCTTCTTTCATTTGCAATATCAGTCTAGTGTCAATTCCTTTCAAGTTTGTGTTAAAGCCACGAAACAATTCGAAGAACTTTCTAGTTTCTATGATTTGTGCAAGAACATTGGGGTAGGGAGAACCTCCGAGTATCCTAGTGTGAAAAAGATATCTGACGAGCTTGTTGAGACATTGCAAGATTTCTTGAAAGATCAAGCATCGTTCCCTAAACATAATGGTCAATCGCCAATATTGCTTCTTCCCGGGCCACCTTCCAATGATCCTACATCAAATACTGAGAGGTTGTCTGGTGATCAATCAATTAAAACATCAGGTCAGAGGGTTTCACGGAGAGGTCGGTCGGTCGGCAGTTCGCGTTGCACATCATTGGAGGATCTTATGAGTGTTGCAGAACCCGATGGGACAAACCCGCAGATCACCGAGTTGATTGAGCAAGAGTGTTACTTGGAAGAGCAATCCGAGAAACAGTCTACTCTCCTAGAGGATTTAATTGGTAACGTTTCCGGCTCCAACTTTTTGTTGCCCCTTAAACAAGgaacaaaatcatgttttgAGCTCATTTGTATGGACGATGACTGGCCAAAAcatgaagagaaaaaagaagaagaagaacaagtagGACATGAAACTTCGGAGACATCCGGTTTAGAATTAGCTCACCCGATAATTAATGGTTGGGAGCTCGTTTTGTTCGAGTCAGATCAAACCCAACATGAGATGCAACCTTTTACAAACCTGGACAACGGATGTGAACCCTTGGTTGTGAAGGAGGACTCGTTGTGTCTAGCTTCACTTCCTCAACACCAATATAATCCATTTCTAGAAGAAGCTACTGCAATTGCGATTGCCGCTGCACATACTTCCGACGAACCAGCTTTTTTTGCAGCAAACGATTCGTTCTCTGTTGCTCCCACGTTTTATGCAGCGTGGCCAACTTTTTGCATGCAAATTGAGACACTGGCAGCGCCCAGTACATTCTGTGCACAGAATTTTGACAATACGACGACCGTGGCGCCAACATTTCGGGTACAAAACACTAATGAGGTAGAGGAAGCACCGAATTTTTATACGAAGAATCCAAACGAGACGACGGCAGTAGTCCCAAATATTGAAAATGACCCTTTTGAGAAGTGCGCTTCTGCTATGGCCTATACACATGTATCTAATGGGTCAATGAATCAACAAAGTGATCTGCTGCATCAGCAACAGCTATGGTTGGAGAACCAGAACAAGATCATTGCAAAGCTGATGACTTGA